TGATCTGCCTGAGCTTCCCAAAAATCACCAGCGAACCTGTGGGTGCGCTTCAGATTTTTGAAAATCTCATTCAGGCCAAGCACTTGCACTCTTCATCCACCCGGGACTCACTGATTCAGGTTTCACCTTTTCCCACATCTCTCGGAGTCGACATGCTGCGTTATCCTGAAATCGATCCCGTGCTGGTTCACATCGGCCCGCTGGCGGTGCGTTGGTACGGATTGATGTACCTGCTTGGTTTTCTGGCATCCTACGTCCTGATTCGGACCCTGGCACGACGCCGCGGCCTTGACCTGGATGCCGATGCCGTTTCGGACCTGCTCTTTTATGCTGTGATCGGAGTGATTCTGGGCGGCCGTTTCGGCTATGTGCTTTTCTACAACGCCCCCTATTTTCTGCACCACCCGTTGCAGGTCTTTGCCGTCTGGCAGGGGGGGATGAGTTTTCACGGTGGCCTGCTTGGTGTGATCTGCGCCGCGGTGCTGTTCTGTCGTCGACGCAAGTTGCCGATATTGCTGACCGGCGATATCCTGACCACCAGCGCCACCGTCGGACTCGGGTTGGGACGGCTCGGCAATTTTATCAACGGTGAACTCTGGGGGCGGGTGACCGATGTTCCCTGGGGCATGGTGTTTCCCCAGGCCGGTCCGATGCCTCGTCATCCGAGTCAGCTTTATGAATTTCTGCTTGAAGGGGTGCTGCTTTTCTGTCTGCTGTGGTGGCTGCACCGGAGACATGCTCCCGCCGGGGTTCCCTTCTTTACGTTTTTTCTCGGCTATGGCTGTTTCCGTTTTCTGGTGGAGTTTTTTCGGCAGCCGGATGAGCAGCTCGGGTTTCTCTGGGGCGGTGCCACCATGGGCCAGCTGTTGTCGCTGCCGATGATTGTCTTCGGGCTGGTCGGACTGATCATGGTGCTGCGAAGGAACAATGCATGAGTGCGGTTGACGGGGTCATCTTCGATTGTGACGGGGTGCTTTTTTCCAGTCATGACGCCAACCTGGCCTATTACAATCTCGTATTGCAGCAGCTTGGCGCGGCCCCGGTGCTGCCTGACCAGGAAGAGCGTGCCCGCCTTTGTCATACGGCCGCGAGTCCCGAAGTTTTTCGGCAGTTGCTGGGGGAGGACCGGGTGGAAGAGGCCCTTTCCCTGGCTTCGCGGGTTGATTATCGGCAGTTTCTGCATTTGATGCATCCGGAACCGGACATGGTCGAAACAGTGCGGCTGCTGGCGGCAAGGCTGCCGTTGGCCATTGCGACCAACCGGGGGAACAGCATGCCTGAAATTCTGCGTCATTTCGGCCTGGAGGATTATTTTCAGGTGGTTGTGACCAGTCGGGATGTCGCTCGGCCCAAACCGGCGCCGGACATGCTGCATCTGGCCGCCGACCGGCTCGCGACACCGCCACGACGGCTGTTGTTTGTCGGGGATTCGTCGCTTGATCAGCAGGCGGCTGTCGCCGCCGGAGTTCGTTTCGTCGCCTACCGTAATCCGGCCGAAGGGGACTGGAACATCGACTGCCTCAGCCGATTGATTGAGATCGTCTCCGGTCTGGGAGTGGCATGTCGTTCTTTGCCGGGGGTCAGTGCAGGGATTTGATCATCTCCAGAACGTGACCGTCCTTCAATCGTTTGTAGGTGACTTCATCCATCAGTGAGCGGATGATATAGACCCCTCGTCCGTGCTCATCCAGGTATTTCAGCTCCGGACTCGGCAGTCTGGTGATGTCGAACCCTTCTCCCTGATCGTAGACTCTGATGTGCAGTTTCTGGTCTTTGATGTAGATGGAGATGTGGATTTCCTTGTCGGGATCATCGTCGTTGGCATGACGGATGGCATTGCTGATCGCCTCGGTCAGAACCAGGTTGATATGATAGGCAAGCTCCTCCCGGTCCCCCTTGAAGCGTTTCAGGGTACGGGCGATATCCTCGCCGATCTTGCCGATCAGCCCCAGGTAGCGGGTCTGGTTGGGAACCTTGATGTCGACTTCGAGCTTGTCAGTCATGATTGCCTGGAAAAGGGCGGAGCGGTTTTTGCGGTCGATCCGCCCGTCAATGGTCTATTCAAAACTGGCCAGTGCTTCTTCACTGTCCGGAAAAATTTCGAACACCCGGTGAAGCCGGGTCAGTTCGAACATCGACTTGACCTGGGGTTGCAGTCCGCAGAGTTTGAGACTGCCGTTGCGGGCGCTGGCGTTCTTGAAGCCGGAAACCAGCGATCCAAGCCCTGAGGAATCAACAAAACGGACGTCGACCAGGTTGACCACCAGGTTGT
This region of Geothermobacter hydrogeniphilus genomic DNA includes:
- the lgt gene encoding prolipoprotein diacylglyceryl transferase; translation: MRYPEIDPVLVHIGPLAVRWYGLMYLLGFLASYVLIRTLARRRGLDLDADAVSDLLFYAVIGVILGGRFGYVLFYNAPYFLHHPLQVFAVWQGGMSFHGGLLGVICAAVLFCRRRKLPILLTGDILTTSATVGLGLGRLGNFINGELWGRVTDVPWGMVFPQAGPMPRHPSQLYEFLLEGVLLFCLLWWLHRRHAPAGVPFFTFFLGYGCFRFLVEFFRQPDEQLGFLWGGATMGQLLSLPMIVFGLVGLIMVLRRNNA
- a CDS encoding HAD family hydrolase, whose translation is MSAVDGVIFDCDGVLFSSHDANLAYYNLVLQQLGAAPVLPDQEERARLCHTAASPEVFRQLLGEDRVEEALSLASRVDYRQFLHLMHPEPDMVETVRLLAARLPLAIATNRGNSMPEILRHFGLEDYFQVVVTSRDVARPKPAPDMLHLAADRLATPPRRLLFVGDSSLDQQAAVAAGVRFVAYRNPAEGDWNIDCLSRLIEIVSGLGVACRSLPGVSAGI
- a CDS encoding ATP-binding protein, translating into MTDKLEVDIKVPNQTRYLGLIGKIGEDIARTLKRFKGDREELAYHINLVLTEAISNAIRHANDDDPDKEIHISIYIKDQKLHIRVYDQGEGFDITRLPSPELKYLDEHGRGVYIIRSLMDEVTYKRLKDGHVLEMIKSLH
- a CDS encoding STAS domain-containing protein, producing MIVQIEEKDNVVLIQVKEERLDAHNSGELKNQMLNLFEEGKNNLVVNLVDVRFVDSSGLGSLVSGFKNASARNGSLKLCGLQPQVKSMFELTRLHRVFEIFPDSEEALASFE